The nucleotide sequence GTACTCTTATCATAGCACCTTCAATCGTTAAAAAGGTAATTATCATATATGGGATTAATTATCTACCCACTTTAACTTACCTCCTAGTTTTACTTTGATAATTGTGGACATCTTGATCCTCCTAATACTGAGAATTCTAATAGGCCTAAAAGCTAGGAAAGACATATCCTTGGAAAAATTCACAGCACGTGTATAATAGTAGAGAAGACAGCAAAAGTTACTGGTATAGTCTCGATCATCTTAAAATAGAGAGATTGTCTTATATGTTTTTTCTTTGTGCGGTTCAAGTATAAAGATAAACGGTGAGTTCTTGTTATTTTTTACGTAAGCGAGTACAAATTTTTGTCGCTAAAGTGCATGCAATTCAGGATTTTTTCCGTCATACTTCAGAGATTTTTATATCGTCCTTGTGCGCATTTTGGTGGATAAAAATCTAATGCTTGCTGTTATTAGTCATTCCACCAAAAAATGCTTATACGTTTAGGAACAGCATATCATATTTCAGCGTATAGAGCATCCTCTTGTTTTAGATACGTACCTATGCGAAGAAGAGTAAAACTTAATTTCTGACTGATAACGTTTATATCATGATAAACTTCACGCAGCAACTTAAGTAATTTTTAATATGTGTGCGCGCATGTacgtgtgtgtatatatattaatCTTTTTATTCCTTCTCACATCCTTTTCGTCCTTAACTATCAGTCACACAGGATTCGAACCCTAAATTTTGACGGGAGAAAAGACTATAACATCCCTTCCCTATTCATTAAGTCGACTCTGGTGATTCATTGCATAGAGACAGTACTGTAGATTCGTGCAATTGTTTATTGTATATTAGTCCACGGTTTATGGAAAATATCATAATAGAAAAACTCCTAAAATTAGTTGATGTGATAGAATTTTAAATCTAAATTCATGTTATTTGCCATAATTTAAATTTACTAGGGTAAAGAATATTTtatacactaacagtgtataAAAACGTTATCCTTTTTTATTTCCATTCTCCATTTAACcctaataaaatttatttcttGAGGCCACAGACGGCTTGCTTTTAATTCTAGCTTGCTGGATGGACAACGAAGTAAAAGATTTTGTGTAAGCTAATAATTGGCCTGAAAATTGCACTTCCTCGTCGATATGCCAAGCCCCATCCTAATTAAAGGTCCCCTTGATTGAATATTTCTGCTACTCTTTCATTTCCTGATATTTTTGAAAGGACACTTAGGTCTGTTACGTGCCATGCATGCACGATTGTACCCTACAAATCACGGCGTTGATCATGCATAATAATTATGATTGCAGATGCTGCTATTTTTAGTAAGATAAATGCTATATAAATAACTGAAATACTATCCTCCAGGAAAATTATGGAGAGTATAAGTCCAATTTTATAAAGCTTTAAGTTTTACCTTTCACGGTTGAACCACCCATGATTGTTCTCGTTTATTAAAAAACAAATTCCACTAATTGTTGGTCGAGATGCAGGCTGAACCATCCAAAATCCTTGAAAATAGGTCCTTTGCAAGTTTTTAATGGTTGCTCTAAATGACCaattaattttgataaattttgaatcttttatttattcatttattttttttgcaaaaactaTTTCATATGAATCAATTAATTTTGTTTTACAGAATCATGTGAATGATATTAAAACTGATTGCAAGAAATTCACTAGTACGGACTTAAATCGTTAAGGAAGACATAGTTTGTAAAAAGTAATACTCCaagaaaagttaaaaaaaaaaaagaaaaagaaaacacctAATGTTAAAAATAATGATAAAAAATGggtttttttttggccaaaacagTCATAACATCTAAATGATAAGAATTAGGACATCAATTTTACCGCATCAAAGAGACCACcatgtttttgtttttgctttaatAACGCTCTCTCTATATCATCTTACTaaactaaataaaataaaaaagtgtttGTATGGTAACGTTTTCCGTCTCTCTCAATATAATTCCGCGTTTGTATACTATAATTCCAAACCAATTATTTCGTGTGGCCGAAGTAGGAGTGCTTTTACTTCTTGTCCCATGGAAGATTGAAAGGACACCAGGCTAATAATCTGCCTTAAAATTTCATACAACGATAATTAAGCATTTAAGAGTTGAATTATGCATACATGTTGTGCCCTACAATCTAGGGATACATACAAATTTATGCCAAATGCAAGAGAAAGGGCAAATTCAAGTTGTATATATCGTGGAACATTTTTTTTCAAGTATCTAAGTGCATTATGATTTGTATAGCTTGGCCATATTATGCTTTATAGTAGGCAATATCGAAATTGGCATCGTGGTTAAATTTCATTCTTAAGCACGTGAGGACTCAAAATTCTTTCTGCTCGTTTTATCTTATGATGGAGATCAATAGACTAATCTACTGTATTGATCTTAGATGAAGTTTTTCTTGTGGCCAAAATGCCTATACTGCATATTTGATCCCATTTACTCTAATGTTTTTGTACCATCCATTTATGTAATTTGAAGATCTTGTGTGATTATTTAACAAGTCTGGCTCTCTTCTATGTTTGGGATTGCTTTTTTTAAATTTGCACAATGATTGCTATTTGACTACATACTTGAAAAAGTAGTCAAATGATTGGATGGTCAGACAATATAAAAACGTGAATTTGAAAATGCATCGACAACAATCCTTTAGAAACAGAGAAAAGGGGGTAGATCATTGAACGAATGATCCGATGTTTCCTAAAATCAGAACCTACTaaagggtttttattttattttaattttttctcctttctttttcttttttagagCTAATCTTTCGCCTCTTGGAAAGGCCACCTATATATAGAGCGAGGCTTTTAATTAAAGCTCCATCGGCCGCTAATTAATTAAGAACGCATTTCAGTAGTGTTAGATGGACCCAATTAAGCCCACAATCTAACATCAACTAACACCAACTAGCTTTTTAATCATTACCTAATTTCGTAATCAAGAGGGTTAGGTTTGTCTTTAGATTTTCAAACCTTTGCTACAGAGAGGCACTGATCCTAATGCCAAAGACCACTTGCTTGCTTCAGCCGAATCGGGATATAGTTTAGGGCTAATTATAATATTTGTTAAATCATGAAGTGTTGACTTCCTCAACTGACTCGAAGATcaaaataaatacttttattatttataattgaattaatcttttctatatTAGCAATTTACATAATACACTGAAAGTTTGAAAATATGCTATGTCATCTTAATTCAAGTTTGAACTCCAAACATGTAGCCATACGTCAAGACATGTTAGTGTACATACAATAAAGTCTTAAATGCTGCTTGAATTTCTCCCTTCGAAGGAGTCTCAACTCGTGGGAAGGAATTTTTATGCTGTGGAACTTTAAGTTCAGCTCACGTAGATGGGGTTTGGCCATTTCCTACCGCAGATCCTATTTGTTGTTAATGTCACGTGGTGTTGCATATGAATATGAAACATGATGGAATACCTTCGCGTGTATACATTTATTAGTATTGTAAGAAAAGATTACGCAttatcaaaaaacaaaaaaacagatTTGAGATTTATTGACATtttcaagaacaagtttaaatGCAAAATTCCAAATCCATTGACATCGGTAAGATTTTCATTCCACTTCTCGATATTTTCACGATAAACTTCAAATTCCTTTGCTTGCTTCATGCCAATTGTCCAATGCACCTCATTAGCAAAAGTAAGaaacaattctttttttttttttaatctcctAACTTTAAATGTAACCCTGGTATTAaatatagattttttttaaaaaaaaatatttgctcTAAAGACATAGGATAAGCACATTAAAAAGAGAGGGTGGGCTTACTATAAAATTCTAACATTATGACTCACATTTGATTTACATAATACTTTCCAGTTGCCCTCCTGAATTACATATATAATAATAAAGTTTCCCACAGAATGTAGTCCCAAATTCACCATATAAGATAAAACTTTTACGGGCACTTATTACGGGATCTCTATCCTTTTCCTATGCTTCATCTTCAAAGCCCATCGACTGAATTAATTGGCATCCTGGACAACTAACATTAAACGAGGCTAAGTTTCCACGCCTCCAACACCACATCTTATTTGCAACTAGAGAAGCACAATTCGATCAGGTCAGATGATCACAAAATATGGAGACTTAAAAAAGAATTTAATTGAAGGAATTGCGCATAAATTTTAATGTCCCATTCATTTAGAGCACCAAGATTGCCGTGTTTTACACGTACATACCATCGACCAGGACGACTCATAAGAGTTTTAGTATGTCCATCGTTAACCAGTAATACACGCAGGTAATACATTTTGCCTGGTACAGACGGATAAATAGGATTAGAACTCGTGAGAAAGATATGTGAAGATCATATGCTTCCGTCTATTATCAGTTGAACCCTGATTCACCAATACTAACCACTTACACACGTATGTGATACTTGCAAGTTAGATGTATAGCAGTTAGTAGAAGCGTTGTGCTCCAACATTCCCAGCTAAGCAACGTCCCCCAACTTTTCAACAAATTAGTATAATTTCCTTTCAATCGGATCAAAATCTGCAGCATTTTCCAATTCAGGGACACCTCGAGAAACACTTGATTATCTAGGTAGAACTCATGACACACATTTTCCTGGAACATAAGCGCATAGATTCTCCCAAGTTCCCCATCAGTTTTCTCCCCCTCCTGAATGACCATAAATCTGTTTTAACAGACTTCAAAGATCACGAATAACTGTGAAATACTGTAAACAATTGAAAATAAAGGAACTCGCACCATACAAAATTGTATATCAAGTCCCATATTTACCACATATGTATATTCAAGTTGCAAAAAGTCATATCCATAATGTAACCACACCAGGCATCAAAGTAGCAACACTTGGATTGTTTAATGTACATCACGCTCacataaaaaaattatagtcATAGTGTCACAATTATGCCAAGCCAATTGGACCATTTCCTCCACCTATGCACAACTCTATATATACCATTTACTGTAGCTTGAGGAAAATAACTTCCCTTTGCTTAAGCCTTAAGATACCGCGAGGGATGGACCATCACCTTTGTTGGTCATTTTTTTTCAGTGGTGACACCAACAACAACATTGCTTACCTGAGAAATTCATATACAAGTTTAGAAATCTCGATATCCAacaaaagcaattaaacatgacAGGCTATTACAGTTTGTTGCACCTACCAGTTTCCCGCTTTTGTCAACAGACATAGGATTTTCAACAACTACAGTTTGACTTTGAGAATGCGCCAATCCCTGCTGAGAAATAACGTATTAGCCAATACACTTACTAAACTACCAACAGTCTCCAAGTTTCTCAGAGAACTCAGCATAGGACACACAAAAAAACTCACAGATGAAGTAGAAGGCATCAATGGTGGTGTTACTGTTCCACTAGGTTGGTGCATTGGAATTGGAACCCTAGTATTACTCATCTACAAGGAGAAAATTCTTATAAGCTCGAacgaaaaacaaaagaaagaatgCAGATAACATGTCAGCCATACATACACTGAAGCTGGGGGAAAGAAAGGGCAATTAGAATTTAGTACGTCAACAAAATGTGGCACAATGTACTTTAATGGACTTGATAAATAAAAAGTAGTCACAGTCAGACGTGAACCTAGAACCAACCATGCAAACAACTGAGGAGAGAAAAAGGTATGTGTGATAGATGGGAATGCATGACATGGTTACTTTAGAATATCAACCTAGAGGAGGTACAAGAAAGAGTGCAAGGTCATAATTCCGATGCCAAACATATGTACTTAAATTTGCAAATGGTTTTAATAAATAGATTCAAATCTGACCTGAAAGCCtccaaaaggaaaaatgaagaattcATGCGAGGAACTTGTGAACCCTTTAATTGTTCATTCTGGACTTTCTTTGATTTACTTAAAAGGAGGTACAGGCACTAATAAAAAGCATATAAAATCTTGTCTCACCAAAATTGACATATGTACCCTCACCATTGATCTATAATCACCAAGTCCTACACTTGTGCTCAAGGATCACATTTGTTTACATTAAATCACTTAAACCTTGATCTTAATCTCCAATAGAGGTAATCAAGTTTCACAGATTTTTCCTCAAGTTTCTTTAACTAACTCTATTCACAATTACGTTTCTAACATCATCTCAAATCTATAAACCCTGCTTCTCTCTTCTCAATATTGTTGTACCCGAAGAACAGACATAATCGAATTTACTATGCATCGCCATCTTTTGACAAGCTTTCCACTCTTTGGATCACCATAATTCAACGaataatttattcatttattgaaGACAACCTAGAATCTTCCAAAAGACCAAGAACAAGCTCACTGAAATAATCCAAGATCAGGTAATACCATTGGTCAGGTAGTTCTAACCATGCAGGCATATATGACCTTTATTGAACTGACGCGCAGAAGTTAGTAAGCACTATAAGAAGTGAGCTAGATGACAAAATTTCACTGTTGAGCCTTAAATGTAGACATATGAGTTCGTTAAATGATTATCCAacaactcaaaaaataaaaataaaaataaaaatcttttCTGATTATTTCGATTTCAATTACATGAATTGTTTTTATCCATTGCAACTAACAGATCAACGAATAATTCCAGAATGTACTAAACTGCTGAATTAGCAGTCTCTGTCTAGATTCCAAACCATCTCATTAGAGCTAATTATCTCAAAATCTAattctacttttctcttttcccaTTTAACCATAAAATGGAATCAATCAAACCATCCTTGTTGCGTCTACCCGACTAATATGGCATTCATTTAGCAGTGTTAAAAACCTGCTTTCAAAGCTTAGGAAGCCCCGAAAAGGTTATACAGGGCTTCTTTGAACTTACTAAGCATGGGCGAACAATATAATACTACAAGCAAATTACTCTGCCCAACAGGAGCACACACAAAATCTAGTCAATGTGTAAACCTTGAAAGGAACAAATGAAAAGTGAGGACAAAAACATGTCGTCTCCAAAACATTCTATAGGAACAACAGAAGATAAAGCCCAAAGACAAGGACTAACTCCCTTAACCACAGGTAACTGAATTCCAAGAACCCTAGCCTTTCTCAAAATCAGCAAATTtggcattaaaaaaaaagaatgacaaatttgaaaaataaacaaagactCCGGTGTACTTACATTCACGTTAGTAATATAGTGGCAAACAGCACATTTAACTGACGGCGCACCATATGGATACATAAGTGTAGTGCGGCAGTTTCCACAGTTGACATGAGCAACATTAGACACTTCATCCATGAAGAAAAAccaaatgaaaacaaaatgttAGGTCCAGCCATGCAAAATAGGATATAGTGGTAACAGAAATATAATACAATTCAGATCCATGGAAAAACATACTTACAAGCAGCAAAATTGTCTAATCTTAATCAGAATATTTGACAACAGAAAAGTTCCAAAACTTCAACAAAGCTCCAGATAAAGATCATACTAGACATATCTTAAATAAATATTTGTGAACTAGATCCAGACTTTCACATTATTGTTAAATGTCTCCAGTAGTTCTCTGAACAATAAAAATGTTACTTAAGAAAATAGAACCAAGCAGCAAAAAGCATCCACTTTTATAAGTTTCTGAACAATAATAGTCTTTGCAGGCCAATAGAGTCAACAGCTCTGAGTTCTTTTAAATAAACCTTGTTACTCCTGTGTGTTGTTTAAAAATATACAGGTACATGATAAACCATAGTATACCAGGTGCAAGATTCACAGTATGGCAACAGGAGCATCTCACACTCGTGGCACCACGTGTGTACATCAACAATGTACGGCAACCTCCACATATAAGTTGAGCCATATCCATTCCTGCGTGACATATGTGAAAAGATCAATTTTTACACGTCTCGAGACTTCCTTTTCACCTATATGTCCTTTTTCACGAGAACAGTGCAATTGCACTCTCTGAATGTGAGAATATATGCCAATAGCAAGTGATAAACTCCTCTATCAACTATGCAGTTTGAACAAGAAAACTGCATCCTACACTTATAAAGTTCAGTTAACTCATTATTACCAATCATGCCATACCCTAATCtaattaaacaaaacaaaaaaggtgGTCTTAGGCTAAATCATAAACCAATAAaccagtaaaaaaaaaaaagacgatCTTTCTCTATTGCAAAAACTATGCATATGTAACTTTTGAGGGACAATAAATAAGCAAACTAGAAATATGTAAATATATCTGGaacaaaaagaacaaaaaacaaGAAGAACTAGGAGAAAGAAAAGGTACCGGGAGGCGGGAGTTGAGGTGGGGGAACGGGAGTCAGGGCATTGCAGAAAGCGCAGCAGACATTGGTGGCACCTCTCGGGTACAGCAACACGCTTCTACACCCACTGCACACTATCTGGCTCTGCATCCCCTCTATTACATTCACAATAACAGTTTCACCGTAAAAATCACAACTTTATCGTCCAATCCAATCCAATAGATAAATAGACAACAGCCCAACGAAACATAATAAATTCACATTCAATAGAAAAAAGCGAAAGAAGAAAATCAATATACTTACTGGTTAAGCAATTGTTAACCAACAATTAGATGTGATTAGGTAATTATAGAAGAGGAGGAGAATGAAAATTAAGGCCAAgattggggaaaaaaaagaataaataaatcagGTATGCCGGTGCGGTGGTTTATGGGATCGAGATTCGATACAGAAACATGAAACTATAATAGAAATCAGAAAATGGAAACCTAACGGAGAGATTTTAGAATCGAATCGAGATGTTCAGTGAGGAAGGAAGGCAAGGCCAACTTAGGAAGGTAAGGGGGCAAATTAGCTAAGCTGCTAAAgatagagagagaaagagagggacgCGGTGGTAAATGGATGACCGGGTCAATAAACGTCGTCGGACGGGGAAAGTAATTTCAGATTAATTAGGAGGGAAGGAAGCCGTACGGCGGTTTCTCTCTCGAGGGGAAAGCCAGCTTATCAGAAAATAACGGAATAAAGTCCTCCTCTCTCTGGATTACCCCTCTTCCTCTtctcctattttttcttctccattttttcgatttccattttccatctttTGTTGTTTATTATACTTATGGAATCTTCAATCGTAGCCATATTATGCAACATTTTACATAATTAGAATCAGGATTTTTAGTTCTATTTTCTTGTTCTAGAGTTAACTCTCAAATTAGCACTATAAGATATAAATTGCTCTCAAATTAGTACTATGAGATATTGTTAAGTGACTAAATTTGGATGTTAATTTTGTATATAATGACTATCTAACACTAGCATCCTTTGATACATGTCAGATGtgcaaaagacaaaaaaaaaaagaaaaaaaagagaagaagttcaaattaattaaaacaatacTAGTGTAAATAGTGTCAGTAAATACaatattaattttataaacGTGAGCCTTTGTCGTTTAATTTTCTTTGctaattaatacaatatttaatttattaataaaaagttagactttttttttgggttacgTATACTAAAGTGATGTTTATGTGCAAACTATTAAATTTTTAGGTGTGGATTGTGGGAAACGGATCTTTACGAGTTGATTGACTTTTACTTGTCAAATTGATATACATGAATTGATTGATATCGATGTTTGGTGGAATAATAGTGAAATCATGTTATCTTCTCTCTCCTAATATTACTTTTTAATTATGAATTGGATCTAAATATTACAAGATAATTAATCTTAAGGAAAGTTAGTGTCATTTTTAAAACCTAAAAGATGGCCAGTAATACAGTCAGAAATCTCACAAGAGATTATTAAGTTATCCCCAACAATTAAAAAGTTATCAATATCTTCCACctccaaaaagaagaagaagaaaaagataaaaataaaccaATTTCAGATTTAGAAAGAAATGGCAGTAGTCAAATATTATTATTGAACACTAATTACCCTTATTGCCAGAGTTTCGCAAAAGATGAACCCTACTTTTCTTATCAGATGGGGAGGTAACATTTCCCCGTTTATGTTACAATCCCATGTGCTATTGAAAGATGAacttgaatttatgcctaactTTCTTTTTTGTCATACCTGTTTCCTGCTACCCTTTTGCCTACACAATTGGACACGTGAAAGTTACTGCTAAAATACAAAATAGAGGATCAACAATTCCACATAATCAACTTGTACTAGCATATTAAATAGACCCCTTACCATGCAAAATATATTAGAGAAACGTCCCAAGCTTCTGGACCAAGCTTGGGTAGCTGAAACCTGAAATCAAGGTCTATAAGGCAAGAATTTAAGGACCATGAACAAGCGGCTGCAAAAGCAAGATGAGGCGCACTAGTTCGAGCTCTACCTTGCCATCCTAGAGGCTACCAGTCTGTATACTGCAGAGGCCCCATTCTGGACCTAGACACGTGGAAGCCCAGGTCGGTCAAGGCTGGGCTTGGGCCCTTGATGGTCGTCCTGAAGCGCATCGCCACTAGGGCTCCGGAAGGGCTCCTGGACGGGATCCCGGGAAGGACGGAGAGAATCCCCCTCAACGCGGGATTGGGAGCTATGCAGGGTAAGTTTcgaaacgtacggaggtcgggCTCTCAACAGGTATAAATGATAACATACATCCACTACCAAAGGTACGCTCACTATTGGCAAATTACCTCCGACTACTTTACTTCCTGTGGAACTTCACTCACaggaaaactaacttgaccgtcggagtgctCTCGGGAAAAACCTCAGGGCCCCATATTAGACCactctcttgtttgttttgcAGGCTTGGGACGAGCTCTTACCATCGGCACGCCGAGCTCATCAAATCAGCTCGGTCCGGGGAAGTTCCGCGCTTCTTCAGTTGGCGCCGTCCGTGGGAAACGAAAGGTTAGTGTAATTGTGTTGATGGCAAGGACGCGTTCCAAGCGAACCATGGAGAACACTGACCCCGGAGCCGGAGAGGGGTCCCAGCGGATGGAAGCCGAGGAGGCCAGGGGCACTGGGGGCTCAGCCCTCTCAGGAGAACAGAAACAGCAGATTTTTCAGTTTGTGACAGAGAACCTCCCCATGCTGGAAGACATAATCCGGCAGGCGAAGCAGGGGGGTGAAGCAGGGGGCGCGCAGACCTCCAAGGCGAAGGGTAAGGAGAAGGAACCCCCGCTCATTCTCTCTGAGGATGAGTCGCGGGACCAACCTCCCAGGAGGAAGCGGCCCCGGACCCCCCCTCGCCCACGGGCCTCGGTGGTTGGAGACAGTGAGAGGTACTCCCGTGACCGGTCCGCGGGAAGCCGTCCAAGAGACCCCTCCCCGCCAAAACCCACGCGGAATGGCCTAGAACGCTCTCCCGCCCGATCCGTCAAGAGCCGGCCGCGCGACCCCCTCATTGGAAACCTGTCCGAGATGAGTTCGAGCAGATCCTGCGGCCACGGTTGTACGAGGACAACTAAGCGACCTCACCCTTCACCCGGGAGATAGAAGACTACCCGCTACCCCGGAAATTCAAGATCCCGAGCATCGAGATGTACGATGCCTCGACCGATCCGGAAGACCACCTCTCGGTCTTCCTGACACACATGCGCCTGCAAACTGCGGCGGACGAGATCCGCTACAAGACTTTCCCCATGTTCCTGAAGGGGAAAGCCCGGCTTTGGTTCCAAGGCTTGGCTCCGGGAACTATCCGAAATTTTTCCGAGCTGGCCAGGCAGTTTGTCGCCTAGTTCGTCTCTTCCAAGACCTACTCAAAGAACGCGACTCACCTGATGGCCATCAGGCAGAGGCCCGACGAGTCCCTAAGGAATTTCATGACCCGTTTCAATACGGAGAGCTTGCAGATCAGAGACAAGGACGAAAAAGTGGTCATGGCTGCCTTCATGAATGGGCTCAGGGTGGAAGACCTCTTCTACAAGTTGGCCGAGCAGCCTCCTGAAAATCTGGAGGAGCTCCTGAAGAGGGCGCACGCGGCCGCCAATGCTGAGGAGGCGGCCTGCCTGAAGAAGGAATCAGATCGGGAGCTCGGCGATCGGAGAGGACGGACAAACCCCCCCGAGAACAAAAAGGGTCTGGCCAAGACGAACGTATTTGACCGGCTCTCAAAGGAAAAGGCCCCTGCTCCGACACCGCTCCCAGAGAAAAGCTACACCCCCCTGACTCGGCCCAGGGCCCAGATCCTGGCCGTCATGGAGGCAGAGGGCCTGGGAGGTCGGCCACCTAAGATGGGAACACCTcggaacaaaagaaatcaggACCGGTACTGTGCCTTCCACCGTGATGTCGGGTATAATACGGAGGGGTGCTGGGCCCTGCAAAGGGAGATTGAGGATTTGATCCAGCGCGGCTTCCTGGGACGTTTCGTTCAGCAAGGTCGGCTAGGTCGGGAGCTAGGTCGGACCTACCGTGGAGACAGGGACGAGGGCTAGCGTCGCGACCGTCCTGAGCGGCGTGACGTCCCGCGAGGCCACTCGCCCGACCAAGACACCCAGAATTTGGCAGGGGTGATAAACACCATCGCTGGGGGCCCCACAGGGGGAGACAGCCATACAGCTCGGAAGAACAGGCGACCTCCTCTCGAGGGGGATGATTCCCTTAAGCGCCTGCGCATGGATGAGGAGATCACCTTCGGACCCAAGGATgcggttcccctagcttccgaAAACCACGAGGCCATCGTGATAGACATTGTCACCAATAACTATCGGGTGAAGAAGGTGTACGTCGACCAAGGAAGTGCGGTCGACATTATGTTTTACCGAGTGTTCAAGGAGCTCGGCTTGGAGGACGGACAGCTGACCCCAGTTCGGACACCCTTGGTGGGCTTCACGGGGCCGCCCATCAACCCCGAGGGGATGATCATCCCGATGGTCACGGTGGGACAGGCGTCCAAATGTCGAACCATCCCTGTCAATTTCGTGGTAGTCAAGCAACAATCCCCGTACAATGTGTTCTTGGGTCGGCCTGCTTTGAACGCCCTCCGAGCTATTCCCTCTACGCTCCACCTCAGCGTCAAATTCCCCACTCCGGGAGGAATAGCCGAGGTGCACGGTGATCCAGAGGTGGCCAGAGCTTGTTACTTGGCCATACTCCGGGGGCGGGAGAAGGTGGTTGCCCAGACGATCATCCTGGAGCCCTATATCCCTGGGGACGAGGCCCGACAGCCGAGCACCCAGGACGAGAT is from Coffea eugenioides isolate CCC68of unplaced genomic scaffold, Ceug_1.0 ScVebR1_59;HRSCAF=299, whole genome shotgun sequence and encodes:
- the LOC113758611 gene encoding protein LSD1-like isoform X2, which codes for MQSQIVCSGCRSVLLYPRGATNVCCAFCNALTPVPPPQLPPPGMDMAQLICGGCRTLLMYTRGATSVRCSCCHTVNLAPVSNVAHVNCGNCRTTLMYPYGAPSVKCAVCHYITNVNMSNTRVPIPMHQPSGTVTPPLMPSTSSGLAHSQSQTVVVENPMSVDKSGKLVSNVVVGVTTEKK
- the LOC113758611 gene encoding protein LSD1-like isoform X1; this encodes MQSQIVCSGCRSVLLYPRGATNVCCAFCNALTPVPPPQLPPPGMDMAQLICGGCRTLLMYTRGATSVRCSCCHTVNLAPVSNVAHVNCGNCRTTLMYPYGAPSVKCAVCHYITNVNMSNTRVPIPMHQPSGTVTPPLMPSTSSQGLAHSQSQTVVVENPMSVDKSGKLVSNVVVGVTTEKK
- the LOC113758607 gene encoding uncharacterized protein LOC113758607 — encoded protein: MAIRQRPDESLRNFMTRFNTESLQIRDKDEKVVMAAFMNGLRVEDLFYKLAEQPPENLEELLKRAHAAANAEEAACLKKESDRELGDRRGRTNPPENKKGLAKTNVFDRLSKEKAPAPTPLPEKSYTPLTRPRAQILAVMEAEGLGGRPPKMGTPRNKRNQDRYCAFHRDVGYNTEGCWALQREIEDLIQRGFLGRFVQQGRLGRELGRTYRGDRDEG